In one window of Flavobacterium ginsengisoli DNA:
- a CDS encoding YegP family protein: MGKFVITTRTNGEFQFNLKAGNGQTILTSEGYTTKAACNNGIESVKNNATDDNRYDRKEAKNGKPYFNLKAGNGQIIGSSEMYESVVARENGIESVKKNAPEATIDDQTA; encoded by the coding sequence ATGGGAAAATTTGTAATCACTACTAGAACCAACGGTGAGTTTCAATTCAATTTAAAAGCTGGTAATGGCCAGACTATTTTAACAAGCGAAGGCTACACTACAAAAGCGGCATGTAATAATGGAATTGAATCTGTAAAAAATAACGCAACTGACGATAATCGTTACGACAGAAAAGAAGCTAAAAACGGAAAACCTTATTTCAATTTAAAAGCTGGAAACGGTCAGATTATTGGTTCTAGCGAAATGTACGAAAGTGTAGTTGCTAGAGAAAACGGAATTGAATCTGTAAAGAAAAATGCTCCTGAAGCTACTATTGACGATCAAACGGCTTAA
- a CDS encoding DUF1349 domain-containing protein has translation MKEETKTDSAFVNGSPCDIKLSSIHFTKAVNGADSLIKTEANEKVIFKAGEKSDYFSDPDGKLSNTSAPMLLSKVDNTKPFTLTAKVTPEFTEKGLYNAGVLYIYVNDSFYQKFCFEQDERGNHRIVTVRTMTTSDDNNHDVVKQPSVYMKISSDTKTVASYYSLDKKELADGSFV, from the coding sequence ATGAAAGAAGAAACAAAAACAGATTCTGCATTTGTAAATGGTTCGCCGTGTGATATCAAATTATCTTCTATCCATTTTACAAAAGCAGTAAATGGTGCTGACTCGCTAATTAAGACTGAAGCAAATGAAAAAGTAATTTTTAAAGCTGGTGAAAAATCAGATTACTTTTCTGATCCAGACGGAAAATTGTCTAATACTAGCGCGCCAATGCTTTTATCTAAAGTAGACAATACAAAACCTTTTACGCTTACCGCAAAAGTTACGCCTGAGTTTACAGAAAAAGGTTTGTATAATGCTGGTGTTTTATATATTTATGTCAATGACAGTTTCTATCAAAAATTTTGTTTTGAGCAAGACGAAAGAGGCAATCACAGAATTGTAACGGTTCGCACAATGACAACTTCTGATGATAACAATCATGATGTGGTAAAACAGCCTTCTGTTTACATGAAAATCTCTTCTGACACTAAAACGGTTGCAAGTTATTATTCGTTAGATAAAAAAGAACTGGCAGATGGTTCGTTTGTATAA
- a CDS encoding response regulator transcription factor, which yields MHYACICHQQICRPRTGIEGKIFNIRTGQVIESEKYKNNTENILSKREIEVLTSVAKGNKSEQIATEMHISVYTVRRHRQNIIEKLKVTNTAEAVQTAFVMGIISL from the coding sequence TTGCATTATGCTTGTATCTGCCATCAACAGATTTGCAGACCTCGTACAGGAATTGAAGGAAAGATTTTTAATATTAGAACAGGTCAAGTAATTGAATCTGAAAAGTATAAAAACAATACTGAAAATATACTTTCAAAGAGAGAAATAGAAGTTTTGACCAGCGTTGCAAAAGGAAACAAAAGCGAACAAATTGCGACCGAAATGCACATTTCGGTTTATACTGTAAGACGACACAGACAGAATATTATCGAAAAATTGAAAGTAACCAATACGGCAGAAGCAGTTCAGACTGCTTTTGTAATGGGAATTATTTCGCTGTAA
- a CDS encoding DUF2911 domain-containing protein, whose translation MSAFTVQAQDVVKFAPLDNSPVDISYFPNKAVKFKKTDNPNPVIKVLYARPTAKGRTIFGDVVKFGEVWRVGANENTEIKFYKEVTIGGKKVPAGYYSLFAIPEKDKWTIIINKELDLWGSYAYDESKDVVRVSVPVKSVSETIEALSIAFTAQGNIANLVIGWDKTTVELPITIK comes from the coding sequence TTGTCTGCCTTTACAGTTCAGGCTCAAGATGTGGTGAAATTTGCTCCATTAGACAATAGTCCTGTTGATATTTCTTATTTCCCAAACAAAGCAGTTAAATTCAAAAAAACAGATAATCCAAATCCGGTTATCAAAGTTCTTTATGCAAGACCTACTGCAAAAGGAAGAACTATTTTTGGCGATGTTGTAAAATTTGGTGAAGTTTGGAGAGTTGGTGCTAACGAAAATACAGAAATCAAATTCTACAAAGAGGTAACTATTGGCGGTAAAAAAGTTCCTGCAGGATACTATAGTTTATTTGCTATTCCTGAAAAAGACAAATGGACTATCATTATCAATAAAGAATTAGATTTATGGGGTAGTTATGCTTATGACGAAAGCAAAGATGTAGTGAGAGTTTCTGTTCCTGTTAAATCTGTAAGCGAAACTATTGAAGCTTTATCTATTGCATTTACAGCTCAAGGTAATATTGCTAATTTAGTTATTGGCTGGGATAAAACAACAGTTGAATTACCTATTACGATTAAATAA
- a CDS encoding glycoside hydrolase family 2 protein, with protein MYLGAINYKADVYLNGKKLGTHEGGFTPFNYEVTSVIQPKDNYLVIKVDNTRHKEDVPTVNTDWWNYGGITRDVTLIEEEASFVEDYTIQLKKGNSNVISGFIKINNLQASQNNVSISIPELKINFKEKANAQGILNFEIPAKKISYWSPENPKLYDVTIDFNGQKLKDQIGFRTIETKEDKILLNGKPIFLRGISIHEENAKGGRANSPEDALRLLNWAKELGCNYVRLAHYPHNENIIREADKMGIMVWEEIPVYWTVEFTNKNTYQNAEDQLTASIIRDKNRASIIIWSMANETPISDARNTFIKNLASHTRSLDNTRLISAALLTKKETIDDPIGEVLDVVAFNQYLGWYGGNLEDAEKIVWKSKYNKPIVVSEFGGDAKAGLHGEKNERWTEEYQEYLYIQNLKMIEKIPHLSGTSPWILVDFRSPKRLLPGIQDGYNRKGLISNDGEKEESILYYAELVR; from the coding sequence TTGTATTTGGGAGCTATCAATTATAAAGCTGATGTATATTTAAATGGAAAAAAACTAGGAACGCACGAAGGCGGTTTTACTCCATTTAATTACGAAGTCACTTCTGTTATACAGCCAAAAGACAATTATCTCGTTATAAAAGTGGACAACACGCGCCATAAAGAAGATGTTCCAACGGTGAATACTGATTGGTGGAATTATGGCGGAATAACGCGCGATGTAACTTTAATTGAAGAAGAAGCTTCTTTTGTAGAAGATTATACTATTCAACTGAAAAAAGGCAATTCAAATGTTATTTCTGGTTTTATCAAGATCAATAATTTACAGGCTTCACAAAACAATGTTTCGATTTCGATTCCAGAATTAAAAATCAATTTTAAAGAAAAAGCAAATGCTCAGGGAATTTTAAATTTCGAAATTCCTGCTAAAAAAATCTCGTACTGGTCTCCTGAAAATCCGAAATTGTATGACGTAACGATTGATTTTAACGGACAAAAATTAAAAGATCAAATTGGTTTTAGAACTATCGAAACCAAAGAAGATAAAATTTTGCTAAACGGAAAACCAATCTTTTTGCGCGGTATTTCTATTCATGAAGAAAATGCAAAAGGCGGACGTGCTAATTCTCCCGAAGATGCCTTGCGTTTGTTAAATTGGGCAAAAGAATTAGGTTGCAATTATGTTCGTTTGGCGCATTATCCGCACAACGAAAATATTATTCGCGAAGCCGATAAAATGGGAATAATGGTTTGGGAAGAAATTCCGGTGTATTGGACAGTAGAATTTACAAATAAAAATACCTATCAAAATGCCGAAGATCAATTAACGGCTTCTATCATTAGAGATAAAAATAGAGCTAGCATTATTATTTGGTCAATGGCAAATGAAACGCCAATTTCGGATGCCAGAAATACATTCATTAAAAATTTAGCTTCACACACTAGATCATTAGACAACACAAGATTAATCAGTGCGGCTTTATTGACCAAAAAAGAAACGATTGACGATCCAATTGGTGAAGTTTTAGATGTTGTGGCTTTCAACCAGTATTTGGGCTGGTACGGCGGAAATCTAGAAGATGCTGAAAAAATAGTTTGGAAATCTAAATACAATAAACCTATTGTTGTTTCTGAATTTGGAGGCGATGCTAAAGCTGGTTTACACGGAGAAAAAAACGAACGCTGGACAGAGGAATATCAGGAATACTTATACATTCAGAATTTAAAAATGATTGAAAAGATTCCACACCTCAGCGGAACAAGCCCTTGGATTCTGGTTGATTTCAGATCTCCAAAAAGATTGCTTCCAGGAATTCAGGACGGTTACAATCGAAAAGGTTTAATTTCGAATGACGGCGAAAAAGAAGAAAGCATTTTATATTATGCAGAATTGGTACGCTAA